GCTACTGCGCCCATGTGGCTGGCAACACCTTTGTGGTGGAAGCCGAGTGGGGCCGCTCCCGGGCCATCCGCCAGGACGGTGACAGCACGGAGACGATCCAAGAGGCCATCGACACCTGTCCGGTCGATTGCATCCATTGGGTGAGTTACGAGGAGCTGCCTGAGCTGCAGCACCAGACCCTGCAGCAGGAACTGCAACCCCTGG
This DNA window, taken from Synechococcus sp. LTW-R, encodes the following:
- a CDS encoding ferredoxin, producing MGIDPSIAFSAAAAPALERSGHEPVLGGALRQQAVWVDEAVCIGCRYCAHVAGNTFVVEAEWGRSRAIRQDGDSTETIQEAIDTCPVDCIHWVSYEELPELQHQTLQQELQPLGLPTPVRSRRTFPRREPH